From Clarias gariepinus isolate MV-2021 ecotype Netherlands chromosome 1, CGAR_prim_01v2, whole genome shotgun sequence:
TGTCTCCATAAGACATCATGCTTGTaaactattaatattattttttggaaGACTGACCTAGTGTTTGAGACTAgtattagattttatttccCAATATATCCCTTATAGTGTTGCATTTACCAAatggtatctatctatctatctatctagcatGTAAAAATTACTTATGCGCTTGGCTCATTTTTCCCCTCAAACATACTAAAAAGCTAAAATCTTTCACCTCAATAGCTTTTTACAAAATTAAGCAAATagattactatatatatatatataaaatatatatttttttgttattattttttaacatgatttttttccttttttaaatttttatacacGTTACTTTTATGGCCTAGCTGCTGGTCCCGGCTGCTCAAAGTCAATATGGACTGTGAACAGGACATCCAGTACTAAACACGCAAAGGTTAAGTGTCCTCATGTCCTCCTACCTGGACACATTTCTCCCAACTTCATCCCCGTTCTCAGGATGAACTGAATCTGGGTGTTTAAGTAGGGTAAAGTGCTTATCACCTTGACAGtgcatccctttttttttttttttaacccccccTGGGCTTACATCAGGACATGGTATCCCCACATGCAGTTTACTGGATGTACTCTGCTTCGAACACTTGTCTTTGTCCTTTAATAACATGTATTCCCATGTGGTTAGAAAAAtcctatgtgtttttttttctttttggagtTTTAGAGGTTGAGCTTGTGCATTGAATTCTATGACTTTAGGGGGAACATGTTGTTCCCAAACGATTCTTTAAATAGTAGTCTCATTGTAAAACTTTGTTTATGTAGGACAGTTTATTCTGAATTTATTCCTGTGGGGTGTCTGGAtccttaaaacttaaaaatttgttaaaaattgaaaaagatTGTTAGCGTTTTTAGATTCTAATAGACTACTTGGACATTTAGGTTTCTGGTAGAATTTtactaaatttttatttttattattaaaaaaaacagtttaacatAATACACCAGGCTTACATTGGATAAGAGAGAATCACATGTAAGAATTGGATATGTGTAAAGGTTGGCATTAGCTTACTGCAACTGACACACAGGCATGTCAATTCAATCAAAAGTTGTTAAACAGAAGAAAAtactcttattttttaaaaaccgtTTATTAATTACTGTGAAATTATGTGATCAACATAGTATTCAAACTTTTTCGAAACACTTTTCACGATGTACATTGATGTCTGTGGAGTACGGTGTAGTCTTGTATTATATTTAGCTTAAGGATGGCGTTTAATACCTGGATTTAATGGtccaatattaatttttataattgagtgcttttattataaaaaaaaaaaacaaggaaagttATAAGGATGTTTGTTTAGATGGCAAAGCTCATTTAGGTTTGAGGTTTGACAGTCTTTGTCTCTGCAGAGAAAATCAAACAGAGCGAAGGAGAAGAAGCAGAGGAGACTTGAAGAAAGAGCAGCTATGGATGCTGTGTGCGCTAAAGTGGTTGCAGCCAATAAGGTACAATGTCTTCTCTGCTTCCTGAAATTGAAAGCATTTAAACCCTCGCCcttgttgaaattaattttatttttatcctctCATCTTTTGTCTTTGCAGCTTGAAGACCCTCTGTCGGCTTTTCCAGTGTTCAAGAAGTATGACCGAAACGGGTACGTAATGTAACTTCCCCAAATGGTTTTCAGGCATTTGAAATTACTAGAGCTGCTCCGACACTTTGACATAATTGGTTACGTAAATACGTTGacttctgtagtgtgtgtgtggttgaaaCCATTACTTTCGTCCCCATTTTGTTGGCGCATGGAATATTGAACTTTATCCCCCAAAATTTGAATCTGATCTTCTGACGTGGAAATTTTCAGCTAATAAAATAATGCTGTGCATGCTGTGTTAAAGAAAAATGACAAGGCACACACAGAACAAGAATCTCAAAAGCAAACATCCCGGTTCTTTCAGTCTGACCTGAAAACGACGAGTCAGCAGCCTAAGAGTGTATTACAATGAGTTTAAGCTCATTGTAAGTGAGTGTTTGCGCGTCAATTGTTTGGCTGTCACGTACGTGGACTGTTAGTCCATGCGAGTCAGGGTTTTCTAGAGCAGAcactaaaaacttttaaaactaagCAACATAGAGGTAAACTTTGAAATGCTGGTTCCTACAGCCTTTCTGTGAAAGGAATGCAGTAGTTATTCAGAGATTTCTGGCTGCTGGACTTAAGTTATGTGGGTTTCTTTTTTGTAAGAAGATTCTTATGAGAAAATGCTTGaataaaagcttaaaagaaTAAACATCTAAGTTATGGTTTACTggcaaattaatgaaaaaataaatcatccaACCAGAAAATAATCGGTAGACTAACTGACTAATTAGggcaacaaaaaattaaaaaatatgtatatatacacacacacgcacacaaaaaccCTCAACAGATTCATCGAtttaaaaaggggaaaaatcGTTAGGTATAGCCTGGATACTTACTCATAGCTTTATCTCACTGATCAGGTGTTAATTTCTAACTTCAAACTGTTCAATGTGATTTTCCCACTCAGCAAAAACATGCTGTTGGTTTGAAATTGAAACCAAGAACAAGTGGTGGTATTTCAATGCCATAACCAACAGCATTTTCCGTACATTGGTACagtcacattttaaaatgaattcatcACTCTCCTCCCTTCCTTCAATAAATGACTGTAAGCTACGGTAACCAAGTATAAGCAATTTTCCTCTGgcattaataaagttctttaagtctttgaatcttgaatctttacTAATGTGGCTACATGCTAATGACCAAATAATTCCACAAGATGGCAGTTGTTCTAGAATAGAGCTAaatgtgtgttgttttgttagGATGGCACTTTGATTAGCCACCTTGCAGAACTTATTTTTCTCGGTAATGAGCGGTACAGTGTATGACTGTTATATTTTACAGTTCATGTATACCTAATAAATGTAGGGCGGAGAATTAGCTTAGAGAACCGAAAAACAATTATGGACGGAGAATACCACACTTTTGCTTTATTCCCACAGTCGACTATACAAgcagtatagtttttttttttttttttttttttttttctccttttttggaGGGGAGCTAACTACAGGCTTCGGCTTATTGCAATAAAATTGGATCGTGTTCGATATTTGCTTGATATTTAAAGTTTCTTACCTTAGTATCAACAAATTGAATAGGAAAATGACCTGACACTACATATATACAAgtcacactgtatatatgtaatgTGAAAACGTAATATGGTCACTCTTGGTTTGGGGGAGAGAGAAGTACAAAAattcttgttttattaaaatactgtatgtgtattttgGATTATGCATTTTGAAAATATGTATTATGTAATTTATGTATAAACCAGTGAGGTTCCCTAAAAATAAGTCGCTGAATTAATCAGAAACAGCaaacatctatttttttttttttttttttttctgggtaaCTGTGCTTGACTTGTATAgatgaataatttaaaactgtagttttatttgtgtaagtttttaaagcaaaaaattgTCTCCCGTCACTCATTGTCATATAATATCACATGTGCTGcagaaaaaatacaattattgaGTAAAAGAACTTGGCCCCACTTTAAATCAGCACAACTCTGTAGTACACTAATAGAACAAATCGTATTGGCCATTATTACAGTTGTGAAACCTTCCAGGTAGTTGTGAAAATCAATAGTACACACAAATTGACATATTTTCAACAACAGTAATGCAGTAGACAAGGTGTTGCTGAAATAATAGTGTTTGGCCTCTCCAAATCAGCACTACTCTGTACACTCAGGGAAATTGCCAGCCTTATGGTCTTGTTGGTTGGTAATTTCCATAAGTGTAGGGTCTAACCAAACATTTTAGCATGTACGTACAAAATCTCCATCATCCTGTTGAAATGTTTTTGGGGTAATGCTGCACCAACCGTTATTTTTGAGGCTCGTCTATAAGATAAGGTGCAGACAGTTAGGAAAATTCCAAAACTTGTAACATGTCGTgtttaataattgtaaaaacTATGATGCTCATAATCAGTTATGGCAGGAGTTTATGATCATACTATCCGGTGTCCTCTAGAAGAGGATGGATTTAATTTTTAGTCTGTTTTCTTTCATGTTTTCTTTATGATGTTTTCCCTTGCTCATTAGGGAGTTAAATATTACACCAATATATGAAATTTCTCTATAGCTCCTTTGTGACAATAATGCAATGTTAAATCTACTATACAAATGACGTAGAGGGGTCgtcacagcggaccatccgatccgcacaacaacttggcacaggttttactccagatgcccttcctgactcaACCCTCCCATAGCAAGTGTACGCCTTATTACTGAAGTTCATTTAatgttgtattttattaaatttagctAATTAAATGTCTAAACTTTGTTTCTGCAAATGGGTGGCAATGGTAATGGTGAAGACTTCTAGGAACGTTGTGCAAATAGAGCTTGATTAGTTTCATCTGTAAATGCAACAGGTATATGgctagtaaaaaaacaaacttttaaacactattcaaaacattaaaattttctaaaaagtttattgaaatgttatttaaaaaaatcttttttttaaatagctcaTGCAGTACAAAAATTGTTGCTTGATACAGTTTCATTACTGTCTGTTGGAGTGttggaggatttttattttacaaagccCAAAATCCCCCATTGCTGTTATTTTTATACTGCACAGTGATAAACTCCCACATGTCTTTACATAATTGTTTGGCACGTAAACAGATGACCACACAGACTGGTTCTGAAGAAGCTTCACCAGTATCCTGACCCACTGTCTCCAGCAAGAGCCCTCTGTCTCTGGGAAAAGTGTTttcatttggtattttgtttgattattgttattaattttgATATTTGTGTGGCAGGTTAAATCTGGAGATTGAGTGCAAGCGGGTGACTGCACTGACTCCTATCACTTTGGAGTGGGCCTATGAGCTGACTAGAGCCAACGTACAGACACTGTAGGTATTAAGCGCACAGATTTTTTGGCATAAAGTTGTGCTGGCCGATTTGACCTAAATCcgattatttgaatttttttactttaattatattaataaaacttttttttgttttttaaccttaTAGTTTGCTGACAAGGTTTGTATTATAAATATGCTAAACTATTAAAGCTGGGATTTTTCTCAGACTGGTcagggtaattttttttaaataatattttcttaagTGGACAGTGCATATTTATCTCCTAATACAGCTGAGCGGTTGAGGGCGTTGCTTAGAGGCCCAACAGTAGCACCTTGGTGTttttggggtttgaacctgtgaccttctgattagtagtccaacaccttaactaAAGTTACCCTCTGCTTCATGACTTAGTTGTAACTGCAGCAGTCAGTGTgggtttttagttttattaaggCAGGTTTTGCAAACATGCATGGTTGCATCTGTATTAATGGTCATTTCTTTCTTGGTTTATAGATATGAACAGAGCGAGTGGGGAtggaaggagagggagaagaggGAGGAGATGAAGGATGAGAGAGCATGGTATCTCCTGGCCCGCGATGCCGAATCAGCCCCTGTTGCTTTCTCTCATTTTCGATTTGATGTAGAATGTGGTGACGAGGTGTTATATTGGTAAGGTccgttatatacagtatgactgcatgtattatatttttatatatttttatatatatataatctttaaaTAGATGTTTGCTACCAGCTTCAGTTCCTTAACTGAGCTGTAAGGGATGGTTGAATGTCATTCCTGCTTGTTTAAACATCAGATGTTGAGTGTGtattatgtgaaaatgtaaacaCAGCTAAAAACTATTAggaaagtaaaacatttaactttCTCTACAGTTATGAACTCCAGTTGGAGAGCAAGGTCAGGCGGAAAGGCCTGGGAAAGTTTCTTGTCCAGATCTTGCAGCTCATAGCCAACAGGTACAAACAAATTTCCAAATATTTCCTGTAGTAATGGAGAACTGTGTTTGGGGTACTTGAGGACTGTGTATGCATCAAAGACACACAGGGAGCGCTGCCATGAGAAACATTacattgccaaaaaaaaataaaaaattggaatggagatcacttaaagacTTGGTGAAATTACATCATGAAAATGAGAATAGAAATAAGTAGAGATAGGAAATAACAGGCATCACCCGATATCAGGAAACCCAGCGATTCTGTTGGtggtataatttttatataataacaatttattattattgttgtattttACTATTGTGACAAATTTAGCAAGTTATTTGTTCAATAGTGTGCTGTGCTCCCTGCCtatgcaggattatagaggaatgggAACATTTTACCCGCTGAAATACTAACTTTTAGGGAGCTTAAAGATTAGGATTTGTAGCTATAGAAAAGGCTGAGTCAAGATTGACCCTTTTCCAGAGTGGTGGGTGCATCAGGTTACTGTAAGTAGGGCCACTGTGCATGCCTCTGGATGCAGTGTTGTCTGGGGTGGCTGCAGTTGCTCAGGTCTGTTCTCAGCATCAAtatatgtggcaataaaatagtCAGCTGGTGACCTGAatgcactgaatgaccaggttatcattTTCGTGgagttttcttccctgatggcacgacAGTATTTTATGACTATGCCAAAATTCATCAGGGTCGAATTGTGGTGGTGATTCGTATGTGAAAAGAATTCTGCATTCTCaataaagtcctgacctgaacctcATTGAAAGTCTTTGGAATGTATTGAAGAAGACTTTATGGTTTGGTTAGACCTCCATGTCATGGTATGGTACAAGTGATCAGTGATGTATACCCAAATCCTAAAAAATGCAGTAGTGAGTCAGAGAATTTGCATTTGTTATGAGAAGTAAGCCAGGTAAAATGAGAGATGCATTCTTTTATAATTCATCACTGTAATAAAACACAGGCaacaaatgtacaaatgtaGCTTTCATCTGTTTTCCATTAGAAAATGAAaccaatttttgttttttctaataaaaagagagaaaaaaaaaagaagcaaataaTCGTTTTAAGCTTCCTAACTATATTACTAGTGTTTACATTAAAAAGAATTCGAATCATATCTCCAAATAATTATGAGGACACTGTAAAAGAATTTAGCAGTCAGTTTTACACTGCCTTGATACTGTATCTAGTGTGGATTACTCTAAATATACCACATAACCAGTTCTGAGAGTCTTAGCAGATGCTGCGTAAGTGCGCTGCGATGTCAAACTGGCGTATTCTAACACAATTTATCACTTAAAAGTGGCCCAAAAGAGCCATGTTTTCTTCCCGTATAACTAAAGATGAGCTGTCAGCATGAGAATCTGTAATGATTTGTCTGCCTCCATgttaaattgtccaaaatggAGAATTTTGTAGAGAAAATCAGTATGCACAAGCCGAAAGCATGGTTCAATTTAGAGTATGTGCTAAATATGTGAAAAGACTTTAAGGGGCAGTTGGACAAAATTTACAAGTTTACATCATTGCTTACCTTTGATGTGTGCTGACCCCTCAGTTAAACTCTTAAGATCTGCTTTAAGTTGAATATAATgatttttaatgcaaataaatgaaGTACATCTATTGATCTTTTAAAAGACCATTTTAAAAGTATACATTCGATAAATGTCTAAGTTGAGATTCCATTATCTAAAATCCTACTGCAGTGTGGAATGTTCAGGAGTAAGCGTGAATCATGCGTCATGACTCAGTGTTGGTGATATGCTGCTGTCGGGTTTCTGTATAATTACTACGTCAACCTTCTTTGGCTCATTGTGCTgcagatttaattaaattctaatcCTGCTGtttgaaaggtttttttttttcctctctgtttcAGTACACAGATGAAAAAGGTCATGCTGACGGTTTTTAAACACAACCATGGAGCCTACCAGTTTTTTCGGGAGGCCTTACAGTAAGTTCATGCCTATTTGCTTGCAAGTTGGTTAATGTTTGTGCTTTCAGTTTATGATTCATCTGTTCGCATAAACCGTCTATTCACAGACAGTCCTTTGACCTAGTGTACAGTGCAAATAGAAGAAATTGCCTGTTTCTTATATTGTGGCAGAGCTCTACACTATTAGATTCGAGCGATTTAATGATTTTTGCACTTTTCCTCCTCAGATTTGAGATCGACGAAACCTCGCCCAGCATGTCCGGATGCTGTGGAGATGAGTACTCTTACGAGATTTTGAGTCGACGGACGAAATATGGCGAGGTGTCGGGTCATGCGCATGCTGGCAGCCACTGTGGAGGCTGCTGCCATTAGGTGCTGGTCCTGCTGTTCTGTTACACAAACGCGTCTCATTCGAACCGCCTGTCAACAATCATGTTTGGCCTGTGTTGCTCCCGTATTACATCCCCTTAAGCCTAGTTCAGTCATACAAAGTAGccaaaaagaacaagaaatgAAAAGGAGCTTATCAGAATACTACTGATTTGTTCATCTTTCAGTAACTGGTATTTAACAGAGTGTTTAGAGTGAGACATCTTGCATTTCAAGTGACTTGCCTAAGAGGATCACCgttaataatgtgaaatatgGACTGGATAGCAACTTTCTTGAATGTTTAGTCATGTGTAATGAGTGTGAAGAATGTGACTGGATATTTGTAATGAAAGTGTAAAGTGTCTTATCCTTCAGTTATATCCATCCACATTTGATGCACACTGTGGTTGTCTTGTACACAACAAAATTAAGTCATGATATTGGAGATTGCAGCAGATTTAaagctttatttacattttcgtTTATACATGAAACATAGTGCTAAATATTTTGAGTTTATATTAGAGCAATTGGTGATTTTGCAAGCTTTTGATATTTTctacctcttttttttctcattagatTGTTTGAATTAGTTTGAAACAGTTAAActgcagcctttttttttttttttttttttttaagaatgagaAGCCGAGCTGTGTGTTAAACGGTGCTCTTAATGACCATGTACAGGTGAGGCATATTAAAGCTAAAGCTAAAGCTGCAAAGCAGTGACTGAACTAGGCTTTAGACTCATCTTTCATCTATGAAGGTCCTCCTTGttgcttaatattttttaatgtaatagcTGCCCATGATTTGAAGAAGAACAAATATATTTCCTATCCAGCTTCATGAATCTTTTGAATAACAGAGATGGCAGTAATGCTCATGTGACCGCTGTGTAGTGAACTTTTTCTCACCTCAGGAACCAGCATGGTGAGTAGTCCATCTACACAACCCATGGTGATAATCACAACAGACATTAAGGCTGGACTTAATGCGTTTAGCCTACAATTCTCTCTCACTCAAGCTGCTGATCATTAAACTGAGTTCAAGGGCATGGCACACTGGCTGTTACTGCCATTTTCTCTCTATTGCTCTGTCAGGGTACTTGTacatacattttaacaaaatgcaAGGGGCTTACCTAAGTGTTGTATTTCTTTAAGGATCTGAATACAATGAATGGTTTTGTATTCTTTATAATCACTCGAACTGGTCAGTCTCAGGTCATTCAACTAAGTAAAACctatattgaatattttataaCAGCTAGCCCTAGCTAATCGATAAAGGGGCTGAAGCATATTCCAACACACCCTTAGTGTAGagaagtacattttttttatgtatcacAGCCTTCTTTTATCATCTGAAaacacaaggtttttttttttttttttttggcttaacTGTATATAatctgctgttttatttttattcgcCTTCACCAAGGTCTTTGGGGAGAAATAACATTGAGACAATTTAAAAGTGATAATGTTTGATAAATGAGTATTCCTGTCTCATGCTTAGTTGTTAATGCAGAAAGGGAAGTTATTTCAGCTTTTGgtgttttatttgtatgcaaCAAATAAACTTGTTTGACTCAAATTTTGctttgttgatttgttttatattagCAGAAAATAAGTGGTAATGCATGATGCCCATTATcatggtaataaaaaaagaatcccCAAGGGCCCCGTATAATCATGGCA
This genomic window contains:
- the naa40 gene encoding N-alpha-acetyltransferase 40, translated to MGRKSNRAKEKKQRRLEERAAMDAVCAKVVAANKLEDPLSAFPVFKKYDRNGLNLEIECKRVTALTPITLEWAYELTRANVQTLYEQSEWGWKEREKREEMKDERAWYLLARDAESAPVAFSHFRFDVECGDEVLYCYELQLESKVRRKGLGKFLVQILQLIANSTQMKKVMLTVFKHNHGAYQFFREALQFEIDETSPSMSGCCGDEYSYEILSRRTKYGEVSGHAHAGSHCGGCCH